A genome region from bacterium includes the following:
- a CDS encoding sugar ABC transporter ATP-binding protein: MLTAAGITVRFGGTTALDAVDFELRAGEIHALVGENGAGKSTLLRVIAGARRADEGALALAPRARVAWAPQDPELPPDCTAAEWIFLGAELRGRCGWLRRDAMRAGAAAALATIGSAIPPTARCGDLPASQRKQVQLARALGGADRQARDSILLLDEPTAVLGAEDAARLFAAVRAARAAGAGVVYVSHRLDEVLALADRVTVLRDGRRVATAPASEVDAGRLVQMMVGRDIDAAPAAARQRGAVVLAVAGLCAGRLRDVSLRVHAGEIVGVAGLLGAGRSALLECVAGIRARTAGTMTCAVPPVLLGEDRARTGLVPTFGLRENVFLPAAAWRLDHAGERQATRDWMARLAIRAAGPEAPIASLSGGNQQKALLARALRRGRGLLLLDEPTAGVDVGAKADIHTQVRGLAAAGAAVLLASSDLPELLRLCDRIVALYAGEAVGEFDARGCGEAVVVAAITGQKASPQRRSGAEASVRP; this comes from the coding sequence ATGCTCACCGCGGCTGGAATCACCGTCCGCTTCGGCGGCACGACCGCGCTCGACGCGGTCGACTTCGAGCTCCGGGCGGGCGAGATCCACGCGCTGGTCGGCGAGAACGGCGCCGGCAAGTCGACGCTGCTGCGGGTGATCGCCGGCGCCCGGCGCGCCGATGAGGGCGCCCTGGCGCTGGCGCCGCGGGCGCGGGTGGCGTGGGCGCCGCAGGATCCCGAGCTGCCGCCCGACTGCACGGCGGCGGAGTGGATCTTCCTCGGCGCCGAGCTGCGCGGGCGGTGCGGCTGGCTGCGCCGCGACGCGATGCGCGCCGGCGCGGCGGCGGCGCTGGCGACGATCGGCAGCGCGATCCCGCCGACCGCGCGCTGCGGCGATCTCCCCGCCAGCCAGCGCAAGCAGGTGCAACTGGCGCGGGCGCTGGGCGGCGCGGACCGCCAGGCCCGCGATTCCATCCTCCTCCTCGACGAGCCGACCGCCGTGCTCGGCGCCGAGGACGCCGCCCGCCTGTTCGCCGCCGTGCGCGCGGCGCGCGCGGCCGGCGCCGGCGTGGTCTACGTCAGCCATCGCCTGGACGAAGTGCTGGCGCTCGCCGATCGCGTCACCGTGCTGCGCGACGGCCGCCGCGTCGCCACCGCGCCGGCGAGCGAGGTCGACGCCGGGCGCCTGGTGCAGATGATGGTCGGGCGCGACATCGACGCCGCGCCGGCGGCCGCTCGCCAACGCGGCGCGGTGGTGCTCGCCGTCGCCGGCCTCTGCGCCGGCCGCCTGCGCGACGTCAGCCTGCGCGTGCACGCCGGCGAGATCGTCGGCGTCGCCGGACTGCTCGGCGCCGGGCGCAGCGCCCTGCTCGAGTGCGTCGCCGGCATCCGCGCGCGCACCGCCGGCACGATGACCTGCGCCGTGCCGCCGGTGCTGCTCGGCGAGGATCGCGCCCGCACCGGCCTGGTGCCGACGTTCGGCCTGCGCGAGAACGTCTTCCTGCCGGCGGCGGCGTGGCGACTCGACCACGCCGGTGAACGGCAGGCGACGCGCGACTGGATGGCCCGCCTGGCGATTCGCGCCGCCGGTCCCGAGGCGCCGATCGCCTCGCTCTCCGGCGGCAACCAGCAGAAGGCGCTGCTGGCCCGCGCCCTGCGCCGCGGCCGCGGCCTGCTGCTGCTCGACGAGCCGACCGCCGGCGTCGACGTCGGCGCCAAGGCCGACATCCACACTCAGGTGCGCGGCCTCGCCGCCGCCGGCGCCGCCGTCCTGCTGGCCTCGAGCGACCTCCCCGAGCTGCTGCGCCTGTGCGACCGCATCGTCGCCCTCTACGCCGGCGAAGCGGTGGGTGAATTCGACGCGCGAGGATGCGGCGAGGCCGTGGTGGTGGCCGCGATCACTGGTCAGAAGGCTTCACCGCAGCGACGCAGCGGCGCGGAGGCTTCGGTCCGACCATGA
- the glpK gene encoding glycerol kinase GlpK — protein sequence MPRRFILAIDQGTTGSTAIVFDEAGAVRGRAYGELTQHFPKPGWVEHDPLEIWSVSLRVMRQALRAARVKAADLAALGITNQRETTVLWDRKTGTPVHRAIVWQDRRTADACARLKADGAEAMVRAKTGLVVDAYFSGTKLRWLFDHVRRLRGRDLAFGTIDSWLIWQLTGGRVHVTDHTNASRTLLYDIHRRDWDPELLDLLGVPAAVLPRLVASSGVVATSDPGVLGAEVPIAGIAGDQQAALFGQACFRPGMVKNTYGTGCFILMFTGDTAVASRKGLLTTVACGVDGRPAYALEGSVFIAGAAVQWLRDGLGLLKTARESERLATSVDSTLGVYVVPAFVGLGTPYWDAAARGAIVGLTRGVQRAHIVRATLEALAYQTRDVVDTMAAESGKPLAGLRVDGGAAANDFLMQFQADLLSATVDRPRIIETTALGAALLAGRGVGLWPNAEKLERARKRDRLFKPRLRPERREALYKGWTRAVAAVRALGS from the coding sequence ATGCCGCGCCGCTTCATCCTCGCCATCGACCAGGGCACCACGGGCAGCACCGCCATCGTCTTCGACGAAGCGGGGGCGGTGCGCGGCCGCGCCTACGGCGAGCTCACCCAGCACTTTCCCAAGCCGGGCTGGGTCGAGCACGACCCGCTGGAGATCTGGAGCGTCAGCCTCAGGGTCATGCGCCAGGCGCTGCGCGCCGCCAGGGTGAAGGCGGCGGACCTGGCGGCGCTCGGCATCACCAACCAGCGCGAGACGACGGTGCTGTGGGACCGCAAGACCGGCACGCCGGTGCACCGCGCCATCGTCTGGCAGGACCGGCGGACCGCCGATGCCTGCGCGCGGCTGAAGGCCGACGGCGCCGAGGCGATGGTGCGCGCCAAGACCGGGCTGGTGGTCGACGCCTACTTCTCCGGCACCAAGCTGCGCTGGCTGTTCGACCACGTGCGCCGCCTGCGCGGCCGCGACCTCGCCTTCGGCACCATCGACAGTTGGCTGATCTGGCAGCTCACCGGCGGGCGGGTGCACGTCACCGACCACACCAACGCCTCGCGCACGCTGCTCTACGACATCCACCGCCGCGACTGGGATCCCGAGCTGCTCGACCTGCTCGGCGTGCCCGCCGCCGTGCTGCCGCGCCTGGTCGCGTCGAGCGGCGTCGTCGCCACCAGCGACCCCGGCGTGCTCGGCGCCGAGGTGCCGATCGCCGGCATCGCCGGCGATCAGCAGGCGGCGCTCTTCGGCCAGGCGTGCTTCCGCCCCGGCATGGTGAAGAACACCTACGGCACCGGCTGCTTCATCCTCATGTTCACCGGCGACACCGCGGTCGCCTCGCGGAAGGGGCTGCTCACCACCGTCGCCTGCGGCGTCGACGGCCGCCCCGCCTACGCCCTCGAGGGCTCGGTGTTCATCGCCGGCGCCGCCGTGCAGTGGCTGCGCGACGGCCTCGGCCTGCTGAAGACGGCGCGCGAGAGCGAGCGCCTGGCGACCAGCGTCGACTCGACCCTCGGCGTCTACGTGGTGCCGGCGTTCGTCGGCCTGGGGACGCCCTACTGGGACGCGGCGGCGCGCGGCGCCATCGTCGGCCTGACGCGCGGCGTGCAACGCGCCCACATCGTGCGCGCGACGCTCGAGGCGCTCGCCTACCAGACCCGCGACGTCGTCGACACCATGGCGGCGGAGTCCGGCAAGCCGCTCGCCGGCCTGCGCGTCGACGGCGGCGCCGCGGCCAACGACTTCCTCATGCAGTTCCAGGCCGACCTGCTGTCGGCGACCGTCGATCGGCCGCGCATCATCGAGACCACCGCGCTCGGCGCCGCGCTGCTCGCCGGCCGCGGCGTCGGCCTGTGGCCGAACGCCGAGAAGCTCGAGCGCGCCCGCAAACGCGATCGCCTGTTCAAGCCCCGCCTGCGCCCGGAGCGGCGCGAGGCGCTGTACAAGGGATGGACCCGCGCCGTCGCGGCGGTACGGGCGCTGGGGAGTTGA
- a CDS encoding AAA family ATPase → MAREGALRADAAGLARLLAQRLIVCVGTGGVGKTTTAATLALAAARRGRPTAVITVDPSRRLKDALGLDALASEPRRVPLAGAAAPLDAMALDTKRTFDHLIARVAPTPELAERILANRLYQELSSELGGSSEYMAMEKLHELLGLDRYALIVVDTPPSADVRELLSAPLRMSELLASQAVHFLKSPASILGGSQESGLARATLAAVLRALERWTGLHLLSELADFAGSFEQLVDGFRARAAAIRDALHAADTSFAIVTSPEPNTVAASLDFDAELRAGGYPVAGVIANRVHRFPPLAATAGAWAAPPLREKLRANYHDFAALARRDDDALRALGRASATPLLAIVPVLEEAPASLDALSALAARLS, encoded by the coding sequence ATGGCGCGTGAAGGGGCGCTGCGCGCCGACGCGGCCGGGCTCGCCCGGCTGCTGGCGCAGCGGCTGATCGTCTGCGTCGGCACCGGCGGGGTCGGCAAGACCACCACGGCCGCGACGCTGGCCCTCGCGGCGGCGCGGCGCGGCCGGCCGACCGCGGTGATCACGGTCGATCCGTCGCGTCGCCTCAAGGACGCGCTCGGTCTCGACGCCCTCGCCAGCGAGCCGCGCCGGGTGCCGCTGGCCGGCGCCGCGGCCCCGCTCGACGCCATGGCGCTCGACACCAAGCGCACCTTCGATCACCTGATCGCCCGCGTCGCGCCGACCCCGGAGCTGGCCGAGCGCATCCTCGCCAACCGCCTGTACCAGGAGCTGTCGAGCGAGCTCGGCGGCTCGAGCGAATACATGGCGATGGAGAAGCTGCACGAGCTGCTCGGGCTGGACCGCTACGCGCTGATCGTCGTCGACACGCCGCCCAGCGCCGACGTGCGCGAGCTGCTGAGCGCGCCGCTGCGCATGAGCGAGCTGCTCGCCTCGCAGGCGGTGCATTTCCTGAAGTCGCCGGCGTCCATCCTCGGCGGCAGCCAGGAGTCCGGCCTGGCGCGCGCCACGCTCGCCGCCGTGCTGCGCGCGCTCGAGCGCTGGACCGGGCTGCACCTGTTGAGCGAGCTGGCGGACTTCGCCGGCAGCTTCGAGCAGCTCGTCGACGGCTTCCGCGCCCGTGCCGCCGCCATCCGCGACGCGCTGCACGCCGCCGACACCAGCTTCGCGATCGTCACCTCGCCGGAGCCGAACACCGTCGCCGCCAGCCTCGACTTCGACGCCGAGCTGCGCGCCGGCGGCTATCCGGTCGCCGGCGTCATCGCCAACCGCGTCCACCGCTTTCCGCCGCTCGCCGCCACCGCCGGCGCCTGGGCGGCGCCGCCGCTGCGCGAGAAACTGCGCGCCAACTACCACGACTTCGCCGCCCTCGCCCGCCGCGACGACGACGCCCTGCGCGCGCTCGGCCGCGCCAGCGCGACGCCGCTGCTGGCGATCGTGCCGGTGCTGGAAGAGGCGCCGGCGTCGCTCGACGCCCTCTCCGCGCTCGCCGCGCGACTGTCGTGA
- a CDS encoding ABC transporter permease, with protein MQGLRVVPGWSAAIILVAEFLVFTAILWRPGAAHTFANAENVALIFKYSGIYGISAIGAAMIIGAGGIDLAPGAVMALASVVTGALFVEAQWPLPAATAAGLSVGVLSGALAAALVVGARLPPFIATLGTMGIARGLAFLITEGRFYDLSRWLAAGTAPLGIPLAAWPGTLMIVLAVVFQALMTRTALGRHILATGGNETAARYAGVRVDRVKVFVYVTGGALAAVSGVVLAVVQGQGKADLASGYELDIIAAAVVGGASLSGGRASVVGAVLGALIFGVLRNALAQIPGGTFADRLILGVAVLVIVVMDRVANRGGARSRE; from the coding sequence GTGCAAGGTCTTCGCGTGGTGCCCGGCTGGTCGGCGGCGATCATCCTCGTCGCCGAGTTCCTCGTCTTCACCGCCATCCTCTGGCGGCCGGGGGCGGCGCACACCTTCGCCAACGCCGAGAACGTCGCCCTGATCTTCAAGTACTCGGGCATCTACGGCATCAGCGCCATCGGCGCGGCGATGATCATCGGCGCCGGCGGCATCGACCTGGCCCCGGGCGCGGTGATGGCGTTGGCGTCGGTGGTGACCGGCGCGCTGTTCGTCGAGGCGCAGTGGCCGCTGCCGGCGGCGACGGCGGCCGGGCTGAGCGTCGGGGTGCTGAGCGGCGCCCTGGCGGCGGCGCTGGTGGTCGGCGCCCGGCTGCCGCCGTTCATCGCCACGCTCGGCACCATGGGCATCGCGCGCGGCCTCGCGTTCCTGATCACCGAGGGCCGGTTCTACGACCTGTCGCGCTGGCTCGCCGCCGGCACGGCGCCGCTCGGCATTCCGCTCGCCGCCTGGCCGGGGACGCTGATGATCGTCCTCGCCGTCGTCTTCCAGGCGCTGATGACGCGCACCGCGCTCGGCCGTCACATCCTGGCGACCGGCGGCAACGAGACCGCCGCCCGCTACGCCGGCGTGCGCGTCGATCGCGTCAAGGTCTTCGTCTACGTCACCGGCGGCGCCCTCGCCGCCGTGTCGGGCGTCGTGCTCGCGGTGGTGCAGGGGCAGGGCAAGGCGGACCTGGCGAGCGGCTACGAGCTCGACATCATCGCCGCCGCCGTGGTCGGCGGCGCGTCGTTGTCGGGCGGCCGCGCCTCGGTGGTCGGCGCCGTCCTCGGCGCGCTGATCTTCGGCGTCCTGCGCAACGCCCTGGCGCAGATCCCCGGCGGCACCTTCGCCGACCGCCTCATCCTCGGCGTCGCCGTCCTGGTGATCGTGGTGATGGACCGGGTGGCCAACCGCGGCGGCGCGCGGTCTCGCGAGTGA
- a CDS encoding AAA family ATPase, which produces MPAAQLRFVTGKGGVGKTTVAAALAVRLAARGQRVLLVETAADRSLAAAFGTGELTAEPLVIEGTLSAVRIEQRALVESYFRRLLRLPFLARRLFASATFQAVAAAAPGVIEFVVLEHLLHWTEPGRFSRRAAYDAVIVDGPASGHAVRWLRTPRQLGRLVPAGPIASSIGRLQALLEDARRTRVVLVAIPDEMAVAELLETRRALAPLGVALAAPVLNRVWRKRFNAAEAAAIAARAADDPLVAAARLAIAARREAEQHLARLRRETGTAPIALPERPAAAIDAAALAAFGRALAPLAEDADGA; this is translated from the coding sequence ATGCCCGCCGCCCAACTCCGCTTCGTCACCGGCAAGGGGGGCGTCGGCAAGACCACGGTGGCGGCGGCGTTGGCGGTGCGTCTGGCGGCGCGCGGGCAACGGGTGCTGCTGGTCGAGACGGCGGCGGACCGCAGTCTGGCGGCGGCCTTCGGCACCGGGGAGCTCACCGCCGAGCCGCTGGTGATCGAGGGCACGCTGTCGGCGGTGCGCATCGAGCAGCGGGCGCTGGTCGAATCGTACTTCCGCCGCCTGCTGCGGCTGCCCTTCCTGGCCCGCCGGCTCTTCGCCAGCGCGACCTTCCAGGCGGTGGCGGCGGCGGCGCCGGGGGTGATCGAGTTCGTCGTCCTCGAGCATCTCCTGCACTGGACCGAGCCGGGGCGTTTCAGCCGCCGCGCCGCCTACGATGCGGTGATCGTCGACGGCCCCGCCAGCGGCCACGCGGTGCGCTGGCTGCGCACGCCGCGGCAGCTCGGGCGGCTGGTGCCGGCGGGACCGATCGCGTCCAGCATCGGCCGCCTGCAGGCGCTGCTCGAGGACGCGCGCCGCACCCGCGTCGTGCTGGTGGCGATCCCCGACGAGATGGCGGTCGCCGAGCTGCTCGAGACGCGGCGCGCGCTGGCGCCGCTCGGCGTCGCGCTCGCCGCGCCGGTGCTCAATCGCGTCTGGCGGAAGCGTTTCAACGCCGCCGAGGCGGCGGCGATCGCGGCCCGCGCCGCGGACGACCCGCTGGTCGCGGCGGCGCGGCTGGCCATCGCCGCCCGGCGCGAGGCCGAGCAGCACCTGGCGCGGCTACGGCGCGAGACCGGCACGGCGCCGATCGCGCTGCCGGAGCGGCCGGCGGCGGCGATCGACGCCGCCGCGCTGGCGGCGTTCGGCCGCGCGCTGGCGCCGCTCGCGGAGGACGCCGATGGCGCGTGA